From Companilactobacillus heilongjiangensis, one genomic window encodes:
- the ruvA gene encoding Holliday junction branch migration protein RuvA: protein MFEYLKGLITAVTPSYIVVDVQGVGYKVQVANPYRYEENQEARVYVEQVVRDNEQALYGFYDLNEKNIFLHLISVSGIGPKSALAILAGQDLQGLIHAIENDDVKYLTKFPKIGKKTAQQIILDLSGKFTAEGQMTLGEAPVEFSSGNQELEDGLAALESLGYSPKEISRIKPQLEKENLKSADEYLRAGLKLIK from the coding sequence ATGTTTGAATATTTAAAAGGTTTAATAACCGCAGTTACCCCTTCATATATCGTGGTGGACGTTCAAGGCGTGGGCTATAAAGTCCAAGTTGCCAATCCTTATCGTTATGAAGAAAATCAAGAAGCCAGAGTTTATGTCGAGCAAGTAGTTCGTGACAATGAACAAGCTTTGTATGGATTCTATGACTTAAATGAAAAAAATATTTTCCTACATTTAATTAGCGTTTCCGGAATTGGACCAAAGAGTGCTCTAGCCATATTAGCTGGTCAAGACTTACAAGGCTTAATTCACGCTATCGAAAATGATGACGTTAAATACCTAACGAAGTTTCCTAAAATCGGTAAGAAAACAGCTCAACAAATTATCTTGGATCTGTCAGGTAAATTTACAGCCGAAGGTCAGATGACATTAGGCGAAGCACCAGTCGAATTCAGCTCAGGCAATCAAGAGCTAGAAGACGGCCTAGCAGCATTAGAATCATTAGGCTATTCACCAAAAGAAATCAGTCGTATCAAACCACAATTAGAGAAAGAAAATCTCAAGAGTGCCGACGAATATCTACGTGCAGGATTGAAGCTGATTAAATAG